ttacttacctCACTAAAATTACCTTTATAATTACAACAGTTCCTTGACACAAATTGTTTACCTATTTCAATATTCTACTGATAACACAGAAAACGGTCTCTAAACTGGTGAGTTGATAACACACAAATATTTTTGGTCAAAATTGACATGGTACCGGCTCAGCGATATTAGGCCATCGAAATTACCTGCAACCACACTTCAGGAACTGACAATGGCGAATTAGACATTAGTTAttagtagacatcggattatatatgcatttgcatatttgCATATGCAATGCATATATTGGCAccttttaggcgatagtgcatattttggcaaattttcgttgatagtgcatatttcggccgtATTATGCCCTCGTAATCTacaaactagctatcatagtacacaccgaggccacgaaacagaggtacgatagatcaaaatactTCAAATATGTGGCTCTACACCTGTTTCAAGACTTCCACAATTCACCCGATATTTTTAatcaatatctttctagaaacaaaatgtttctttgtaCTTGGCAACATTAGAAAAAAATGGAATAAAGTAGGTAATGAACTTCCATGAGCactaagattgcaatcggaaagaatgaaaaaatcctggatttgatggCTTTATGGAAATTAGCGCATTTACTATGGAAAACACCGGAAAACTcttccaaaaataataaattttaataataagtgacttttgattgtgcatattttgtgcatatttggaccatttttcgtgcatatttgcatgcatatatcggcactttgatcgtgcatgtatacatagtaattaataatattatatccttaaGTAGCTACAGTTGTAAAAGGGAAGTGCAGAAATGGCTACTAAATCTAAATTATAGGGACTCCGAGAGTATTATTTCATACACATTGTAACTCTCCATCTCCCATACACAAACACATTCACACCCACCCACAtgcacagacacacacacacacacacacacacacacacacacacacacacacacacacacacacacacacacacacacacacacacacacacacacacacacatacacacacacacacacacacacacacacacacacaccttaGAGGAACCATGGATACACttagtttaattaatttaaaaagtacgTGCTTGAAGAGATtctgataatgataatgataatttaatataaatatgattatttaattataattaagcaTTCTAGAAATGTTAATTTAGTTCTTTCACCAAttgatgtaaataataattatgatgtacttACCTTTGTAGATTGATATAGTATTCCAGAGTGGAAGACGCTGGGagctgtgtcacagttttcACTAGTACAGCTCCCAACGCTAAAATCACTGATCtcgtattgaaattaaatatgccttatttataagcttttcaatgtatatgatttgaaataaataaactattactattatgtaatccgatgtctagtcattagtcattagtcattCATTACTGATGAAGTGAAGCTTCGTTCAACAATTAACATGGTGATAATATGCGGCGCTTAGTGTAGCCCCTGTGTAACTCCCATTCTAGAAGTGTCGCAAACAGCTCGCGTTTATTTATCTCAGTCCGTTCTAAACATTGGGTGCGTTTGTTTGTCACTGTtccgtattttatttttatatgaaatatgaaCGATATAGAAAGTCTGATCCCCGAAGATAAGGAAACGAGACTCGTGTTTTTTGTTAATGGAAAAAAGGTAGGTGACCTTTTCCTGTTGgtgtgtttatttaatttttattcattttatacaCGTAGGTATTACTTAACATAACTAGTTTTTGATATGGTGCaacgtaaatattattttgtcgaCTGTGTAAGCCGGCGATGGTTCGAttccaaaataaatatacaaaatgatAGAGAttgcttatctttaactagcAATGCTAAGAGCACTGTGCTCTACAAGGGATAATAACTTTACTTAAATAAGGAGATATTCATTGTTAATAATTTGTTCTTGAGATATCATTAAGTAGATATATATTTTctggaaaacaataaaatatattgtatactgAAAAAGTCTCGCCTAGACGGATTAACTAAGTTGGCGCCAGCCGCGGCACTCGAAATTAAAAGGGTATCTAAAGCTATCGTCACActtaggctgcgtccccatcagacacggcacggcgccgccaccgtgttacggcacgacgccgccaccgtgatacggtacggcgccgcaccgtgacacggtgccgtgtacggtgcaccgcgcgcccctattctggtgaaacttccgaacaaaatttgtgtccaaacttaaacgaggcataatatgaaaatacatatcaaattcgcgtaatgcaaatattgtcatgtataccgaggaaattttatctataataaataatagataaaatttccttgGTTTCTttctaaccgacttcaaaaaatatttaatgattatttttcaatcttcgtcttagtaacaacaagagaataactttttcgcgatccatatccattatccagacaagcactctcgttcgagcgcaaatatcgactgaatagggacgcaccgtacgcggcaccgtgacacggtgcggcgccgtaccgtatcacggtggcggcgtcgtgccgtaacacggtgccggcgccgcgccgtgtctgatggggacagagCCTTAGACCGTACTATATTATACTTGGTGGCATCAATACTATGAAGAATATGTTCAATGAATATCATTATATTAAGGTTTCTAACCTTCTAAGTAAAAAATCCTTTAAGCTATATAGCCCAGTTGCAGTATAGGGTCCGTTGCCTTATCacaataattcatattatgcaaTGGCTTTTAGGGAATGGTTCATAGCGCCTATGTCCTTTAAAAGGTCTTctatattcattattcatacAAAGAACATTTTATTAGCTTGGCGCAATAAAAGTATAAATCATCCAATAAGTCtaagggaccatccataaagtaggtacgtcacacgattttcatcattttgagactccccctccccccttgtcacaactcacaggtgGTCATATATTTTGTGAGCTAAGGTGACGTcacaaatttacatttttttttcctaaTTATCATTTTACCATCTTTTCCAAATTACTTGGGGTCCGTCATCCTGGTGCGGTGTAGATTGTTGTTGTGGAAAGTTTTGTATCACAAAAGTTGCTATTTGGTTGGATCGAGGGGTCATTGTGTTTTTAACACTAACAGCTACTAAACTAACAATcactaagaaaaaaattaattacaaaagtcattagataaaactgataATTTATCTATTAAGTACTTGTACCTACTCCTTGAACTCAAAAGtgattataattttgttatcaCAATGTTATATATCTGCTACAATAAACAAGAAGATTTTACATTGTAggtgataataaattattgtaataatttattattaatattatcaactaattaattattactatccACTGTAGAGTACGCTACTTGGacaaaaggaataaaaagtAGCAATAATTTCGTTAATTCAACACCgcgtatattataattatttaggtAAGTAAGTTCACGGGGAGAAAATACTTGCctttacaacataatacaaaagTGTATTATAAACACTTCAGGTGATAGAACCGAGCCCTGACCCATTATGGACGCTGCTGTGGTACCTGCGCAAGAGACTGTTGCTGACCGGCACCAAGTACGGCTGCGGGGAGGGCGGCTGCGGCGCCTGCACCGTCATGCTGTCACAGTACAGGAAACACGAAGATCGTGTCAAGTATCCTTTGTTGTAACAATCTCCTAGAAGGTATAAGGCAGGCTATTTATAAGCTCTTATCTATGGATATGGATAagatatctatggacgcttcacaccacgtcagtctgacccgtGCGGgccgtgctaagtacccgaaggacttgtgttacaggtaccagataacggaaatatatttaacactttaaaatttttattatatgatacacatgatattatttaatacacatccatgacccaagaacattgaaaactttttgttccgtcggcgggattcgaacccgcaactcCGGCATGAGCACTGACCACGCGCTCAACCACTGCGCCACAGATgtcgtcataataattatattcgtcGTTATAAACCTTCGTTGTCAATACAacgatttctttaaaaaataaattattaaaacgttATCTAATCGATACCAAAAAGacaaatttgaaaattttgataattattttctttgacTTGATTTAATCAGGCACATCGCAGTAAACGCATGCTTGACTCCTTTATCGGCTGTGCACGGACTGGCAGTGACTACTGTTGAAGGTATTGGATCGACCGCGGAGAAGTTGCATCCTGTCCAAGAGAGAATAGCAAAATCACACGGATCACAGTGCGGATTTTGTACGCCAGGCATAGTTATGTCCATGTACACGCTGCTGAGAAATAAAACAAGCATTAAATACGAAGACATCGAAACTGCCTTACAAGGAAATCTCTGCAGATGCACAGGATATAGACCTATCATAGAGGGTTTCAAAACATTTATTGAACCCTGGGAAGCAAAGTATAGTCCTGTTGATCAGGTTGCATCGTGTGGAATGGGAAAAGATTGCTGtcgtaacaaaaataatgataTAAACTCGGACGAGAAACTGTTTAATACTACAGAGTTCAAGCCCTATGATCCTACCCAAGAACCTATATTTCCACCAGAATTAAAATTGTCCGATGAATACAATTCAAACTACTTATTTTACAGAGGAGAAGAAAACGTGTGGTTAAGACCCCGTAGCCTCGAAGAACTCTTAAAGATAAAAGAAAAATTCCCATTTAGTAAAATTGTAGTCGGTAATACCGAAATAGGGGTAGAagtcaaatttaaaagaaagGTTTATCCCATTTTGATTTCTCCACTAATGGTGCCGGAACTAAATGTATTGCAAGTGGTAGATAAGGGAATTCAAATCGGCGGTGCGATCACACTTACAGAGTTGAATAGctttttacaacattttattgaaaaaaataacgaGAAAGCTGGTATTTTGGACTCGGTTAGTGATatgttacattattttgccggccAACAAGTACGGAATGTAGCATCGCTTGTAGGAAACATAATAACATCTAGTCCCATATCAGATATAAATCCAATACTATTGGCGTCTTCAGCAACCATTTGTGTATCTAGTTCAAGAAACGGTTTAAGGAAAATAACTATAgacgataatttttttactggCTATAGGAAAGTTAATATTGCCGATAATGAAGTAGTTTTATACGTCGAGATCCCATTTACAGATAAACTCCAGTTTTTCAAAGCGTATAAGCAGGCTAAACGCAATGATGATGACATTTCAATAGTAACTGCAGCCtttaatgttaaattcactgaTGCTTATAACGTTTGTGAAGCACAAATTTGCTATGGAGGTATGGGACCGACGACTATTTGTGCCTCCAAATCGTCAAATTTGATAAAAGGTCAGCATTGGAATGATGCTATGTTACAAAAAGTATTTGAGTCTCTTACACAAGAATTACAACTCAATAACTCTGCACCAGGAGGTATGGCTGCGTATAGAAAATCACTGTGCCTCAGtttatttttcagattttatatgTTTGTTTTAAGCAAGCTGCAATACAATGGTTACTGTATAGATAATAAAGATGCATTAGGAGCATATTGCATACCTAGCGCGGAGCCAGAAAGCTCCCAATGTTTTGAAATCAAAAACAATAGGAAAAGCGATTTTGATACGATTGGGAAACCTATTGTGCATATGTCAGCGCTGAAACAAGCCACTGGAGAAGCAATTTATTGCGATGATATTCAGCCTACTCAAGGAGagttgtatttatgtttagttAAAAGCACAGAGAGCTATGCAAGAATAATTTCTATGGATTCATCTAAAGCTCTGTCACTGCCAGGAGTAGTAGCTTTCTTATCAGCAGATGATTTACCCGGACAAAGGAATAAAATGGGAGCTATTGAACAAGATGAAGATATCTTTGCTAGGAATGTCGTGACAAGTCAGTCTTGCATTGTCGGTGCTGTTGTAGCTACATCAGAAAATATAGCACGCAAAGCAAGAGATGCGATTGTAGTGAATTATGAAAAATTACATCCAGTTGTTGTTAGCATTGAGGATGCAATTTACAATAAATCTTACTTTCCCGGCTATCCAAAAACGCTAAACAAAGGTAATGTCGATGATGCATTTTCTAAATGTACCAAAACAACAGAAGGAATTATACGAAATGGAGCGCAAGAACATTTTTACTTAGAAACAATGTCTGCGATTGCCGTTCGAAAAGAAGATGATTTGGAAATTGTATGTTCGTCACAGGATCCTGCAGAAGTATCTGTAAGTATGTTCTTAAGTTGCCTCTTCACAATGAACCATACTGGACGGCTATTATCCATGGCCATTGTGTAGACGGTACTGGCGTATGATGGCACTTTTTCCAGGCGCGGCGCGCAATGGCGTGGCCTGCAGCGGGCCATCGTGATTCGTGAGCCATTGTATACAGCCAGTACACAATGGCTCTTTGCATTTTATTCATACATTAGAAAGTCATAATTTctaattaatcataatttacGTTTCAGATATTGGTGTCAAAAGCACTGGGCATCCCAAATAATAAAGTTGTAACTACAGTTAAAAGAATCGGAGGAGGTTTTGGTGGCAAGGAAACGAGGGCTAATGTACTGGCTGTTCCTGTCGCTGTAGCAGCATATAAATTAAAGAAACCTATTAGGGCCGTATTTGATAGAGATGAAGATATGCAAATTACTGGATACAGACATCCTTGCCTTATAAAGTACAAGGTTGCCTTTAACGACGACGGCAAAATCACTGGGATTATctatgaaatgtattttaatgcAGGCAATTATATGGACATCTCGCCATCGGTAAAAATTATGCATAATATATACttggttatttaatatttattaaaaaatagttaTATATATGGCTAGTTATTTACTAATGTAACTTTTGATTTCAGATGGTTTCGCGAGCTATTTTTCACGTGGATAACTGTTATTTTGTCCCAAATATACAAGTCAACGCATATCTCTGCAAAACCAATACCCCATCTAATACCGCATTCAGAGGATTTGGTGCCCCTCAAGCTATGTTGGCCGCAGAAGTAGTAGTACGAGATGTGGCTGCAAAGCTCAACAAACCATATGAGAACTTGATTGAGATGAATTTGTACCGAGAAGGAGATTTGACTCATTTCAACCAAAAACTCGTCCATTGTTCTCTATCGCGTTGTTGGAACGAATGTATTGAGACATCAAATTATTGGGAACGCAAGAAGCATGTTGAAGAGTTTAATAGGTTTGTAATTTATCTGTCGACTTTTTAACACTAGtgttatacttatatttaaataaaaattgcttttaataaaatacaacagCAGGAAAAAACAGGgttcaataaataaatttttgatTACAGGCTAAACAGGTGGAAGAAGAAAGGAATCAGTCTTGTTCCAACTAAATATGGCATATCTTTTGGTGCTGACTTCTTCATGCAAGCAGGTGCACTATTGCACATCTATAGAGATGGATCCGTTCTTTTGTCTATTGGCGGAATCGAGATGGGTCAGGGACTGTTTACGAAAATGATTCAAGTGGCATCTAAAGCCCTGGACGTGGATATATCCAAAGTCCATATAAGCGAGATGGCAACAGACAAGGTTCCGAACAGTTCACCGACAGCTGCAAGTATGAGTTCCGATTTGTACGGAATGGCTGTGTTGAACGCTTGCGAAAAATTAAACGAAAGACTTAAGCCAATCAAGGAGATGAATCCGAATTGGTCATGGGAGGAGTGGATTTCTAGCGCATATTTCGACCGCATCGCTTTGTCAGCTACAGGGTTTTATTCTGCCCAAAAAGTGGATTACAACGCAGAAACGAATTCCGGCACGCTATACGAGTATTTTACTTATGGTGTTGCGTGCTCCGAGGTCATAATCGACTGCCTCACCGGAGATCATCAGGTTCTTAGGACAGATATCGTGATGGACCTAGGAGACAGTCTCAACCCGGCCATCGATATCGGTCAGATCGAGGGAGCATTTGTCCAGGGCTATGGATTTTACACGATGGAGGAAATGCTGGTGTCACCGTCCGGAGAGATTTTGTCAAAGGGCCCAGGAGCGTACAAGATACCTAGCTTGTCGGATATACCGAAGCAATTTAACGTGTCGCTATTGAAAGGAGCTCCGAACCCACGAGCTGTGTACTCGTCAAaggtacttattgtttgcaaatataattttaaaagaatCGATACATTCATATTAGTCaatacaaattttataaaagcaAAAATGTGTATCTCTCAGTCTCtctatctgttatctcttcacaccaaaaccgctgaatcgattttgacgaaattaggtatggaaaatggaaatactatatgtattatgtattagtcccgggaaatgacttatcatagtttttaaatcggaaaTGTACGGTAACGAATTTGAGCGCAAAAAAGTTGCGAACATCATCTATTAACTTTGGTGATACATTTCAGGCAGTAGGTGAGCCCCCACTGTTTCTGTCTGCGTCGGTGTTGTTCGCCATCAAGGAAGCTATCAAGAGTGCTCGTGTAGATGCGGGGGTGACGCCGGATTTCACACTCTCAGCGCCAGCTACCTGCGCCCGTATTAGGATGGCTTGCGTCGATTTTATTACACAGCAGGTAAAAATTATATCAATttggaatttttatttataagccCATTGATACTTAACTTAATAAAACAATGAACGTAACTgcattcttaattttataatgtgGTGACTtaacatatacagggtgtaacaaaaataagtgataatactttagggtgtgtatgtgttccttatagagagttaagtgtgaaagtagcagcactgaaagaccaaaattttttttcacttttgtatggggaaactcgagacgctcgggcccttgcccatacaaaagtaaaaaaagaaattggtctttcagcgttgctactttcacagtgaactctatataaggaacacatacacaccctaaaatattatcacttatttttgttacaccctgtagacttTCTTAGATATAGAAGTAATATTTAACCACTGACCTTTAACTAACCATTAGTATAACTGTTGAATGGTTTcaacaatttttaatttagtaggtACTAAAATGAAATGCTGTAAGGATCCTTTTCTACTTTCAGGTTGAGCCTACTATCAAGAACGACGGGAAACCTTGGAATATAGAATTGTAGTAGGCTGTAGCAATACTTGTAtctactaagacttcattgtctctccgtctgtctgtctccaggctgtatctcaagaaccgctatagttctgaaattttcatagattgtgttaTGTgtgtgttgccgctataacaacaaatactgaaaacaaaataaaattaatatttaagggggtaaaaattaataattaatattttttatcacaacttttggcctatttttctctaaaacggtacggaacccttcgagcgcgagtccgactcgcacttggccgattttatattatgtagctatGAATAGAGGTTTACTAGTTATTACGCGTACATCCTTATAAAGTCAATATCATATCTCCGttttactaaaactaaaattacaagTACAACAGTTTGTAGTCtaaaacattgtaaaatataaaataaaaaaaaaaaagattttgagaATAAAAATACGTAGaacctaaaaaaatagttttaatttaaaccttgttttatttcttttcagctttttaatgttttttttttaaataggtaggtacctacttacctaTGAATACCATGTTGTAACTTACTAAATAAAGTCAAGTTAACACGCGTAGGGTAATCTAAATTATAACTATACCAATATTTTTCCAATCGCGaggaactctaaaaataaactCATAACTGTCACAGCACAAGAACGCTCGAATGATAACactaggatatattttattgtacgtAACATCTTGGACATAGCACACTCGATAGTCGCTCAGTCTCGTTTCCAACAGCGCGCGGAGCGTATGTCAGTTATACGACTGTTGATAACATTACTGTTGCTAGCCTGTTGAGTGATGGGATTACTAAACGCCGACCAGAGGGCCGGGGAAGCCAGCACCGAATTGATCTTCTTTGTTAACGGGAAGAAGGTAAGGTATATTGATAATAATCTTTGTATGACtatcttataattataataaaatttgaatgCGGAGTAGAGAACACGTTCTATAATCACGTATGTACACTACTCTCAACATTTTTACGTATTTTATCTTTCCTCCTaaagttacaatttttaattaaaataaattaacataattaGTGTGGTCTGTGGAGTATGGTAAACACGTTTCGCATTATTCATGTTGTTGATGCGTTCTTAAATACAGAAAGTTTGGGAACCACTCGCTATTAATTTTGCGATATTTGTAATGGACTCAAATTGTTTGTTAGCATTATCTTTATTATCTTTGTCtatttaactttatgattacGTTATCATCGCGATGTTTGCTCCAACAGAAACAAGTAGATACATATTAAAGATGAAGGGAGTAACCAAATCTTTAATTCTGCAGTTAGGATAAAGATCATAATTAAAGTACTTATGAAAAGTATAACAATTAGCAATTTTACACACAATTACTCTTAAGCCTTCAACTCCAGTGGACACTGACCTATGAACCTAAaggttatgtttaatttaagcCTGGAAGCCATATAGGTTGGAAAAATTTAATCCGGTTAGGCAAAATGCTATAATATTTTCCAACCTATCGAAAACTAGATTTATTTAGGTCATTTAGTATTTGCGAGTCCATCTTACACTACTATTATGTACTAAGTACGTTAATTGGAGTATACTTAAGTACAATATTGTAGTTAGTTACATCTTTAATGCTAGGCTTTAATTTAGGTCACAAGCACATAGAGTGGGTACTAAATTAATGTTTTCTGTACCTACCTAATGATGCATAGTTAcctattattatagtttgtgttTATTAGCCCATTCGTACCTTAAGCCAAGGGCAAATAAGGTAATATGTAGTTAACCTAcgcttttaatttaaaatttaatgttatattttagAATCGATATCCGAGTCATAAGCATTTTACTACCTAACCGATAGGTTAGGAATGATAATTCCTAAATGCTGTTGGAAtacaataatcaaatcaaaaatttgtttaaaataaattgattaacgACAATGatcctgtaaaaaaactacAGATAAGATGGTTATATTTTGTTCTCTGGTACATATATGTAAAAGCTAATAACCGTGTCTATAATTATTAGACCACCACACTTGAGAGATGACTATTAATCAATACTAaactgtaattaaaataatatgaagacTTTCACAGTTGTATGGGgctaatgtcaaaatatttatttagaactTACAGTTACGTAAATAATATTCGTCTGGAAGTGTGGCAGTAAAATGTGTTATCTAACTTGCCTATAATATACATACCGATATTTCATCATTCGCAACAACATTGAcgataataatgtttataattaCCTACGTCTTGATGTCGAGTGACCCTTTGATAAGTGACGTTCGCCCCTTACCACTAATCGACTCATTCTTCGCAGTTGATATATTCTATTACAAAAATAAGCTATCAATTTAATAgattagaatattattaaaggTAAGAATCTTCAAAGGCACTTTAGAATTTGTAAAACAATGGACCAACTTAGTAACAACACGGTTTGTCACCACGTTAATTTGCGAAAAAATCCAAAGAAGTTTTATTTAGATTTGTTGTTGTTATCAAAATTGTCTGACATTAcgtacatctatacatataaataaaatttgagtgtctgtttgtaattttaaaataaccgtttttaactacatgcatatgaatatttagacggtacttacaccaaaatatcaatttttaaaatttttgtctgtctgtatgtctgtctgtttgttccggctaatctccgaaatggctggaccgattttgacgggacttttattggcagatagctgatgtaa
This genomic window from Aricia agestis chromosome 2, ilAriAges1.1, whole genome shotgun sequence contains:
- the LOC121739911 gene encoding xanthine dehydrogenase-like, which gives rise to MNDIESLIPEDKETRLVFFVNGKKVIEPSPDPLWTLLWYLRKRLLLTGTKYGCGEGGCGACTVMLSQYRKHEDRVKHIAVNACLTPLSAVHGLAVTTVEGIGSTAEKLHPVQERIAKSHGSQCGFCTPGIVMSMYTLLRNKTSIKYEDIETALQGNLCRCTGYRPIIEGFKTFIEPWEAKYSPVDQVASCGMGKDCCRNKNNDINSDEKLFNTTEFKPYDPTQEPIFPPELKLSDEYNSNYLFYRGEENVWLRPRSLEELLKIKEKFPFSKIVVGNTEIGVEVKFKRKVYPILISPLMVPELNVLQVVDKGIQIGGAITLTELNSFLQHFIEKNNEKAGILDSVSDMLHYFAGQQVRNVASLVGNIITSSPISDINPILLASSATICVSSSRNGLRKITIDDNFFTGYRKVNIADNEVVLYVEIPFTDKLQFFKAYKQAKRNDDDISIVTAAFNVKFTDAYNVCEAQICYGGMGPTTICASKSSNLIKGQHWNDAMLQKVFESLTQELQLNNSAPGGMAAYRKSLCLSLFFRFYMFVLSKLQYNGYCIDNKDALGAYCIPSAEPESSQCFEIKNNRKSDFDTIGKPIVHMSALKQATGEAIYCDDIQPTQGELYLCLVKSTESYARIISMDSSKALSLPGVVAFLSADDLPGQRNKMGAIEQDEDIFARNVVTSQSCIVGAVVATSENIARKARDAIVVNYEKLHPVVVSIEDAIYNKSYFPGYPKTLNKGNVDDAFSKCTKTTEGIIRNGAQEHFYLETMSAIAVRKEDDLEIVCSSQDPAEVSILVSKALGIPNNKVVTTVKRIGGGFGGKETRANVLAVPVAVAAYKLKKPIRAVFDRDEDMQITGYRHPCLIKYKVAFNDDGKITGIIYEMYFNAGNYMDISPSMVSRAIFHVDNCYFVPNIQVNAYLCKTNTPSNTAFRGFGAPQAMLAAEVVVRDVAAKLNKPYENLIEMNLYREGDLTHFNQKLVHCSLSRCWNECIETSNYWERKKHVEEFNRLNRWKKKGISLVPTKYGISFGADFFMQAGALLHIYRDGSVLLSIGGIEMGQGLFTKMIQVASKALDVDISKVHISEMATDKVPNSSPTAASMSSDLYGMAVLNACEKLNERLKPIKEMNPNWSWEEWISSAYFDRIALSATGFYSAQKVDYNAETNSGTLYEYFTYGVACSEVIIDCLTGDHQVLRTDIVMDLGDSLNPAIDIGQIEGAFVQGYGFYTMEEMLVSPSGEILSKGPGAYKIPSLSDIPKQFNVSLLKGAPNPRAVYSSKAVGEPPLFLSASVLFAIKEAIKSARVDAGVTPDFTLSAPATCARIRMACVDFITQQVEPTIKNDGKPWNIEL